The following proteins come from a genomic window of Pirellula staleyi DSM 6068:
- a CDS encoding GNAT family N-acetyltransferase codes for MNTQVVPFSQLTTEQIALWGEMQQTNPELVSPYFTPEFAQHVARVRDDVEVALLREGSEVVGFFPFQRTMWGVAKPVGGRLSDYHGVIAREGLEFSPTKMLRDCKLSAFEFDHLVASQKAWKPFHADLKPSPTIDVSEGFESYLENRRADNARLMTDSLKKEDRLTRQVGPLTFEWNTTEDAVLQLLFQWKSAQYNATGVTDIFSFDWTRKLIENIWKQGNSPQFSGVMCTLRAADRVVAMHFCMRSGSTLHSWFPAYDVDAAKHSPGLVLLTQMARHANQHGVHRIDLGKGDEQYKRSYANSEAMVAEGIVESHPFRSVIRKGWTTTRDLVKNSPLAGPARAPVRWLRRMREWLSMK; via the coding sequence ATGAATACACAAGTAGTGCCGTTCTCGCAGTTAACGACCGAGCAGATTGCGCTGTGGGGCGAGATGCAGCAGACCAATCCAGAACTCGTGAGCCCTTACTTTACGCCTGAATTTGCGCAGCATGTGGCCCGTGTGCGTGATGACGTCGAAGTTGCCTTGCTGCGCGAGGGGAGTGAAGTTGTCGGCTTTTTCCCCTTTCAGCGGACGATGTGGGGCGTGGCGAAACCGGTTGGTGGAAGGCTTTCCGACTATCACGGTGTGATCGCGCGTGAAGGGCTCGAATTCTCTCCCACCAAAATGCTGCGCGACTGTAAGCTCTCGGCCTTCGAGTTCGATCACCTCGTCGCTTCGCAGAAAGCTTGGAAACCGTTTCATGCTGATCTGAAGCCCTCTCCCACGATCGATGTAAGCGAAGGCTTTGAGTCCTACCTCGAAAATCGACGCGCCGACAACGCGCGGCTGATGACCGACTCGCTCAAGAAAGAAGACAGGCTCACGCGACAAGTGGGGCCTTTGACGTTTGAGTGGAACACCACCGAAGATGCGGTTCTCCAGCTGCTGTTTCAGTGGAAATCGGCTCAGTACAACGCCACTGGAGTCACCGATATCTTCTCGTTCGACTGGACCCGCAAGCTGATCGAAAACATCTGGAAGCAGGGGAATTCACCGCAGTTCAGCGGCGTGATGTGCACGCTCCGAGCAGCAGACCGTGTGGTGGCGATGCATTTTTGTATGCGGTCGGGATCGACGCTCCACTCGTGGTTTCCGGCGTACGATGTTGACGCTGCCAAGCATTCGCCGGGGCTCGTACTGCTGACACAGATGGCTCGTCATGCCAACCAGCATGGCGTGCATCGGATCGACCTGGGAAAAGGTGATGAGCAGTACAAACGTTCGTATGCAAACTCCGAGGCGATGGTGGCCGAGGGGATTGTCGAGTCGCATCCGTTTCGCAGTGTCATTCGCAAAGGATGGACGACGACCCGCGATCTTGTGAAGAACTCACCTCTCGCAGGTCCGGCTCGCGCACCCGTGCGTTGGCTTCGTCGGATGCGCGAATGGCTCTCGATGAAGTAA
- a CDS encoding glycosyltransferase: MTSSQCPDITIVLCTFQRAEMLRTAIASLFDLNRAGLFSYEVLVVNNASTDHTDQVIEEVQALSEAPIRGVYEPRKGIVPARNRGVAEARGEWIAFFDDDQLADENWLLELYLFATMHNVKAVGGDVHLLFTSGAERDLAPTVRMLLGESRWSQSPRLYAGKVNPGCGNMMVHRSLFQEVGVFETSVHGRGEDTDLYRRIVARGHQFWYVPSAIVHHLTPPERLDPAYLGKLSYRMGEGVAWNEFRDRSRWMFVLRWLAKRARRELVHRPAQWLAMLTGTREMVLERECQMQMGAGHYVKGLSLLLPSGRKVARTIDEGALAPVPGSSATAVASLATAEPVQRSAASQPLVFAPEEVRGGQAATTTK, from the coding sequence ATGACCTCTAGCCAGTGCCCCGACATCACCATTGTGCTCTGCACGTTTCAGCGTGCCGAGATGCTACGTACGGCGATTGCAAGTCTGTTTGATTTGAATCGCGCGGGACTTTTTTCCTACGAAGTGCTGGTGGTGAACAACGCTTCGACCGATCACACCGATCAAGTGATCGAAGAGGTCCAGGCCCTCTCCGAAGCACCGATTCGGGGCGTTTACGAGCCGCGTAAGGGAATTGTGCCGGCCCGCAATCGCGGTGTCGCCGAGGCGCGTGGTGAGTGGATTGCCTTTTTCGACGACGACCAACTGGCCGACGAAAACTGGCTCCTCGAACTCTATCTGTTTGCCACGATGCACAACGTGAAAGCGGTGGGTGGCGATGTTCACTTGCTGTTTACCAGTGGTGCCGAGCGCGATCTCGCACCGACAGTTCGGATGTTGCTCGGAGAGTCGCGCTGGTCGCAATCGCCGCGACTTTACGCCGGAAAAGTGAATCCAGGATGCGGCAACATGATGGTGCATCGCAGCCTGTTTCAGGAAGTTGGCGTCTTCGAAACTTCGGTGCATGGGCGCGGTGAAGATACCGATCTCTATCGCCGCATCGTCGCGCGGGGGCATCAGTTTTGGTACGTCCCTTCGGCCATCGTGCATCACCTGACTCCACCCGAGCGTCTCGATCCAGCCTATCTCGGCAAGCTGTCGTATCGCATGGGTGAGGGCGTGGCGTGGAACGAGTTTCGCGACCGCTCGCGCTGGATGTTTGTCTTGCGTTGGCTCGCCAAACGTGCCCGCCGAGAACTGGTCCATCGCCCGGCTCAGTGGCTCGCCATGCTCACTGGTACTCGTGAAATGGTGCTCGAACGAGAGTGTCAGATGCAGATGGGGGCTGGTCATTACGTCAAGGGACTCTCACTGCTGCTCCCCTCTGGCCGCAAAGTGGCGCGAACGATCGACGAAGGGGCGCTTGCACCAGTTCCTGGCAGTTCAGCGACCGCAGTTGCTTCTCTCGCGACCGCCGAGCCGGTCCAACGTTCAGCCGCATCGCAACCACTGGTCTTCGCTCCCGAAGAGGTGCGCGGGGGCCAGGCAGCAACCACCACCAAATAA